The Phycisphaeraceae bacterium genome includes a window with the following:
- a CDS encoding carbohydrate ABC transporter permease — protein sequence MSSKPTQFLRFTILCLGGFIFSVPMLWMLSTSLKPIDQTMSLPPTWLPTAAHVEVFGRLVQVGASDIPEDTADDQPVSVAYAYQWHLDLPDVAEPVPVRVLEDPMTDQLDTSIRVIANYHWQAMINGRSTSVRLYDPDTAVPDQGTIDVLVPLRDGTFRRETIPVADLGRVYDRTDEQVDAAISQEQEMTVSITKLRRHIIDWDEREFLAHPLTAEITVPAGSIAYSIHFRWRNYLEAIKEMAYFPQYLFNSLLLCFLTVTGTVISCSLVAYGFSRIEWPGRDKVFFIVLATMMIPFPVVMVPLYGLFRELGWIGTLHPLWVPFWFATPFNIFLLRQFFRTIPRELSEAATIDGCGHIRIFLQVILPLATPAVAVVALFQFLATWNDFLGPLIYLTEQEDFTLALGLQSFQSRQGGTPWHYLMAASTMVVLPVIVLFFLAQRTFIEGISMTGMKG from the coding sequence ATGTCTAGTAAACCCACCCAGTTCCTACGCTTTACCATCCTCTGCCTCGGTGGGTTCATCTTCTCCGTTCCGATGCTCTGGATGCTCTCCACATCCCTGAAACCCATCGACCAGACCATGTCCCTGCCCCCGACTTGGCTGCCCACAGCCGCCCATGTCGAGGTCTTTGGCCGCCTTGTCCAGGTCGGAGCCAGCGACATCCCCGAAGACACCGCTGATGACCAACCCGTATCGGTCGCTTACGCCTACCAATGGCACCTTGACCTGCCCGATGTCGCCGAGCCCGTCCCGGTCCGCGTCCTCGAAGACCCCATGACCGACCAGCTCGACACCTCGATCCGCGTGATCGCCAACTACCACTGGCAGGCCATGATCAACGGCCGCTCCACCAGCGTCCGCTTGTATGACCCCGACACCGCCGTACCTGATCAAGGCACCATCGACGTCTTGGTCCCCCTCCGCGATGGCACCTTCCGCCGCGAGACGATCCCTGTCGCCGACCTGGGCCGTGTCTACGACCGGACCGATGAGCAAGTCGATGCCGCCATCTCTCAGGAACAGGAGATGACCGTTTCCATCACCAAACTCCGCCGTCACATCATCGACTGGGACGAACGCGAGTTCCTCGCCCACCCCCTGACCGCTGAGATCACCGTCCCCGCCGGATCGATCGCCTACAGCATCCACTTCCGCTGGCGAAACTACCTCGAAGCCATCAAGGAGATGGCCTACTTCCCCCAGTACCTCTTTAACTCCCTCCTGCTCTGCTTCCTCACGGTCACCGGCACGGTCATCTCCTGCTCCCTGGTCGCCTACGGCTTCTCACGCATCGAATGGCCCGGCCGCGACAAGGTCTTCTTTATCGTCCTTGCCACCATGATGATCCCCTTCCCCGTCGTCATGGTCCCCCTCTACGGACTCTTCCGCGAACTCGGCTGGATCGGTACGCTCCACCCGCTCTGGGTCCCCTTCTGGTTCGCCACGCCCTTTAACATCTTCCTACTCCGCCAGTTCTTCCGCACCATCCCCCGAGAACTCTCCGAAGCCGCCACCATCGACGGCTGCGGGCACATCCGGATCTTCCTCCAGGTCATCCTCCCCCTCGCCACACCCGCCGTCGCCGTCGTCGCCCTCTTCCAGTTCCTAGCAACCTGGAACGACTTCCTCGGGCCCCTGATCTACCTCACCGAACAGGAAGACTTCACCCTGGCCCTCGGCCTCCAATCGTTCCAGAGCAGGCAAGGGGGCACGCCATGGCACTACCTCATGGCCGCCAGCACCATGGTCGTCCTTCCCGTCATCGTCCTGTTCTTCCTCGCCCAGCGCACCTTCATCGAAGGCATCTCCATGACCGGGATGAAAGGCTAA
- a CDS encoding sugar ABC transporter permease — translation MTPGERQKLRLGLAFISPWIIGFAVFGLYPVAMAVYFSFCDYDILRSPILIGTENYTYMLQDEIFWLSLWNTAYYAAFAVPLGLIMALLCAVLLNKEILGRSIFRTLFYIPAIVPLVGVAMIWLWLFNGQFGLVNYALSYLFGIQGPLWLDDPAWTKNTLILSQVWQIGGTMVLFLAGLQDVPRSLYESAELDGANSLRKFWSITIPMVSPVIYFNLIMGIIGGMQEFVKPFVMLGPDGGPERSALLYAVYLYQNAFTYNNMGYACAMAVVLFGIILFLTWLAHVGMRRHLYYAGD, via the coding sequence ATGACCCCAGGCGAACGACAGAAACTCAGGCTCGGCCTTGCCTTCATTAGCCCGTGGATCATCGGGTTCGCCGTCTTCGGACTCTACCCCGTCGCCATGGCCGTCTACTTCTCATTCTGCGACTACGACATCCTCCGCAGCCCGATCCTGATCGGAACGGAGAACTACACCTACATGCTCCAGGACGAGATCTTCTGGCTCTCGCTCTGGAACACCGCCTACTACGCAGCCTTCGCCGTCCCACTCGGCCTCATCATGGCGCTGCTCTGCGCCGTCCTGCTCAACAAAGAGATCCTCGGCCGCTCGATCTTCCGCACCCTCTTCTACATCCCCGCTATCGTCCCGCTCGTGGGTGTCGCCATGATCTGGCTCTGGCTCTTCAACGGCCAGTTCGGACTGGTCAACTACGCCCTGAGCTACCTCTTCGGCATTCAAGGCCCCCTCTGGCTCGATGACCCCGCCTGGACCAAGAACACGCTCATCCTCTCACAGGTCTGGCAGATCGGCGGGACCATGGTCCTCTTCCTCGCCGGGCTCCAGGATGTCCCACGCTCACTCTACGAATCCGCCGAACTCGACGGGGCCAACAGCCTCCGAAAGTTCTGGAGCATCACCATCCCCATGGTCTCCCCCGTCATCTACTTCAACCTCATCATGGGCATCATCGGCGGGATGCAGGAGTTCGTGAAACCCTTCGTCATGCTGGGACCCGATGGCGGGCCCGAACGCTCCGCACTCCTCTACGCCGTCTATCTCTATCAAAACGCATTCACCTACAACAACATGGGCTACGCCTGCGCCATGGCCGTCGTGCTCTTCGGCATCATCCTCTTCCTAACCTGGCTCGCCCATGTCGGCATGCGACGCCACCTCTACTACGCCGGGGACTGA
- a CDS encoding ABC transporter substrate-binding protein has translation MILPPWCRRVFLLACATIVAIALTGCGDSRDDRTADGRIILQYWEKWGSFEAEAMRRVVDDYNASQDQVLVKFLTVSQIDQKVLLATAGGNPPDIAGLWGYMVPSYAEKNALTPLDSYIAEAGISGEDYYPALWETVSHRGFVWALPTTPATVALHYNKQLFEEAGLDPERPPQSIAELDAMAEKLTIVELERDGQTIQVRYSDMTTQEQAGIADDSRASEFRIIQLGHSPTYPGWWLPMWGYWWDASLVNDDGTRVTPASEPNLDAMRWIESYTEKYGKNNMLAFGSSFGNFGSPQEPFLEGQIAMVIQGVWMYNFIDQFAPRLEWGVAPFPSAYPNTTPKVTILESDVLVIPKGARHPDAAFDFIRYVNQQGPMEKLCLGHRKFSPLVKTSERFLQDHPNPYIEVFIDLASSPNARTTPLIPLWQEYLSEMNVSINSVYRQVIEPEPAMERVEQRIQKKLDRAVRRWELTKDVRLAEWEQMR, from the coding sequence ATGATCCTGCCCCCATGGTGTCGCCGAGTCTTCTTGTTGGCATGCGCGACCATTGTGGCGATCGCACTCACGGGTTGTGGCGACAGCCGGGACGATCGCACCGCCGACGGCCGCATCATCCTTCAATACTGGGAGAAATGGGGATCGTTTGAAGCCGAAGCCATGCGTCGTGTTGTCGATGACTACAACGCTTCCCAGGACCAAGTCCTCGTCAAGTTCCTGACCGTCAGCCAGATCGACCAGAAAGTCCTCCTCGCTACGGCGGGCGGAAACCCGCCGGACATCGCCGGACTCTGGGGGTACATGGTCCCCAGCTACGCCGAGAAAAACGCCCTCACCCCTCTCGACAGCTACATCGCAGAAGCTGGCATCAGCGGAGAAGACTACTACCCCGCCCTCTGGGAAACTGTCAGCCACCGCGGATTTGTCTGGGCTTTGCCCACAACGCCCGCCACCGTCGCACTCCACTACAACAAACAGCTTTTTGAAGAAGCCGGACTCGACCCCGAACGCCCCCCGCAATCAATCGCTGAACTCGACGCCATGGCCGAGAAACTCACCATCGTCGAACTCGAACGAGACGGACAAACAATCCAGGTCCGCTACAGCGACATGACGACTCAAGAACAAGCCGGCATCGCCGACGACTCAAGGGCAAGCGAGTTTCGCATCATCCAGTTGGGCCACTCCCCCACCTACCCCGGCTGGTGGCTACCCATGTGGGGCTACTGGTGGGACGCCTCGCTTGTAAACGACGACGGAACCAGAGTCACCCCCGCCTCCGAACCCAACCTCGACGCCATGCGCTGGATCGAGAGCTACACCGAGAAATATGGCAAGAACAACATGCTCGCTTTCGGCAGCTCTTTCGGCAACTTCGGCTCACCGCAGGAGCCATTCCTTGAGGGCCAGATCGCCATGGTCATCCAGGGCGTCTGGATGTACAACTTCATCGATCAGTTCGCCCCCCGGCTCGAATGGGGTGTCGCCCCCTTCCCCTCCGCCTACCCCAACACCACCCCCAAGGTCACCATCCTCGAGTCCGACGTCTTGGTCATCCCTAAAGGCGCCCGCCACCCAGATGCCGCCTTTGATTTTATCCGCTACGTCAACCAGCAAGGCCCGATGGAAAAACTCTGCCTCGGCCACCGCAAGTTCAGCCCGCTGGTTAAGACCAGCGAACGCTTCCTCCAGGATCACCCAAACCCCTACATCGAGGTCTTCATCGACCTCGCCTCCAGCCCCAACGCCCGCACCACCCCGCTCATCCCACTCTGGCAGGAGTACCTCTCCGAGATGAACGTCAGCATCAACTCGGTCTACCGCCAGGTCATCGAACCCGAACCCGCCATGGAACGGGTCGAGCAACGGATACAGAAAAAACTCGACCGCGCCGTCCGACGCTGGGAGCTGACCAAGGACGTCCGGCTCGCCGAATGGGAGCAGATGCGATGA
- a CDS encoding type II secretion system protein — MSRATHTHNPAFTLIELLVVISIIAVLIGILLPALGSARDVARSARCLTNLRQAYIGIRLYADEHSGLSPALGQPYGQRPNWALEVQARMGRQGQTTAELYDAESILVCPATASISEAVMTRTYAINATGYAGLPGDQADYDNAPAPAFIDLDGAVQQSSIPLLIDSAASPPGPDEPPPSRTTSVIDFRQPGHVPDRIGLVHAGGKSFNRLMLDGSAAAEQQVVPPAWLIGY, encoded by the coding sequence GTGAGCCGTGCAACGCATACACACAACCCGGCCTTCACCCTGATCGAGCTACTCGTGGTGATCTCCATCATCGCCGTGCTCATCGGCATCCTGCTCCCCGCACTCGGTTCAGCCCGTGATGTCGCACGTTCCGCCCGCTGCCTGACCAACCTCCGCCAAGCCTACATCGGCATACGTCTCTACGCCGACGAGCACAGCGGACTCAGCCCGGCTCTCGGCCAACCCTACGGCCAGCGTCCCAACTGGGCTCTCGAAGTCCAGGCCCGAATGGGACGCCAAGGCCAGACTACTGCAGAGCTATACGACGCTGAATCCATCCTGGTCTGCCCAGCGACAGCAAGTATCAGCGAAGCAGTCATGACACGCACCTACGCCATCAACGCAACCGGCTATGCCGGTCTGCCAGGTGACCAGGCTGACTACGACAACGCCCCCGCTCCAGCTTTCATAGACCTGGACGGTGCTGTTCAGCAATCCAGCATTCCCCTGCTCATCGATTCCGCCGCGTCTCCACCCGGACCCGATGAACCGCCGCCAAGCCGCACCACCAGCGTCATCGACTTTCGCCAGCCCGGCCACGTCCCCGATCGAATCGGCCTCGTCCACGCTGGCGGCAAGTCCTTCAACCGTCTCATGCTCGACGGCTCCGCCGCAGCAGAGCAGCAGGTCGTCCCGCCAGCATGGCTGATCGGCTACTAG
- a CDS encoding PQQ-dependent sugar dehydrogenase has protein sequence MSRASILLMFCLCPLLQVSTACGQEYPQGPITPTAEVPEEPNWRAETVIEGLERPWGIAWLPNQDAMLITERAGRLRLVVNGELINQPVGGLPPILAHGQGGLMDISLHPDFTNNRWVYLTLSQGTKDANHTVLVRGVLSQDLSQLSQVQNLFEVSQLKKGGQHFGSRLLWLADGSLLMSIGDGGNPPSSVDGKLTRLYALDLDSHFGKTVRLTDEGESAPGNPFTDRPNAFPEVYTYGHRNIQGMDLDPATGVIYVSEHGARGGDELNQLQPGGNYGWPAATYSIEYWGPRISDTATMQGTIEPMIVWTPNLAPSGLCFYTGDRYPNWKGDLFAGGLRMQQIRRIDLEDGQVANETSLKFDQRVRDVRQGPDGFMYVLTDDGNGKLLRIVPTP, from the coding sequence ATGTCACGAGCCTCAATCCTGCTGATGTTTTGCCTCTGCCCGCTGCTCCAGGTCTCAACCGCCTGCGGGCAGGAGTACCCTCAAGGCCCCATCACACCAACCGCTGAGGTCCCCGAAGAACCCAACTGGCGAGCCGAGACCGTGATCGAGGGGCTCGAACGACCATGGGGCATCGCCTGGCTCCCCAACCAGGACGCCATGCTCATCACCGAACGCGCCGGACGACTCCGCCTCGTCGTCAACGGCGAACTGATCAATCAGCCCGTTGGCGGACTCCCTCCCATCCTCGCTCACGGCCAGGGCGGACTGATGGACATCTCGCTCCACCCGGATTTCACCAACAACCGCTGGGTCTACCTCACGCTCTCTCAAGGTACCAAGGACGCCAACCACACCGTTCTGGTCCGTGGTGTCCTGAGTCAAGACCTCTCGCAACTCTCACAAGTCCAGAACCTCTTTGAAGTCTCTCAGCTGAAAAAGGGCGGACAACACTTCGGTTCACGACTCCTCTGGCTCGCCGACGGGTCACTTCTCATGTCCATCGGCGACGGCGGGAACCCCCCTTCCTCAGTCGATGGAAAACTCACGCGCCTCTACGCCCTCGACCTCGACAGCCACTTCGGCAAGACCGTCCGTCTGACTGATGAAGGCGAGTCCGCACCCGGCAACCCCTTTACCGACCGGCCAAACGCCTTCCCCGAGGTCTACACCTACGGCCACCGCAACATCCAGGGAATGGACCTGGACCCAGCCACCGGCGTCATCTACGTCTCCGAGCACGGAGCCCGAGGCGGAGATGAACTCAACCAGCTCCAACCTGGCGGCAACTACGGCTGGCCCGCCGCCACCTACTCCATCGAATACTGGGGACCACGCATCTCGGACACCGCCACGATGCAAGGCACGATCGAACCCATGATCGTCTGGACCCCCAACCTCGCCCCATCCGGCCTCTGCTTTTACACCGGCGACCGCTACCCCAACTGGAAGGGCGACCTCTTCGCCGGCGGACTACGCATGCAACAGATCCGTCGGATCGACCTGGAAGACGGCCAGGTCGCCAACGAAACATCCCTGAAGTTCGATCAACGAGTCCGCGATGTCCGCCAGGGACCCGATGGCTTCATGTACGTCCTCACCGATGACGGCAACGGCAAGCTGCTCCGGATCGTGCCGACGCCGTGA
- a CDS encoding aldo/keto reductase encodes MEQRKLGKTGLEVSILGFPGIALKGQQQEPANAIVAEALEAGITYFDIAPGYGDAQEQLGPALQGHRDGVVLNCKTMHRTAKDAMADLERSLSFLRTDHFDVYQFHAVTTDEEVDQILAPGGALEAYHKAREQGKIRHIGLSAHNEAAAIRLIETGIIETALFPINYAAWLQGGFGPALLEICHQHDVGVLAIKSLARRRYDEGEENPHPDRVWYVPEDRIELAHLQLRFTLNQPGVCAAIPPGLPDLMRLAIGFTQNTAPLTQDELMTLQQAVSREHEPVFRS; translated from the coding sequence ATGGAACAGCGAAAACTCGGAAAGACCGGTCTTGAGGTCTCCATCCTCGGGTTCCCCGGCATCGCCCTCAAGGGTCAGCAACAGGAGCCCGCCAATGCCATCGTCGCCGAAGCCCTCGAAGCCGGGATCACCTACTTCGACATCGCCCCGGGCTATGGCGACGCCCAGGAGCAACTTGGTCCGGCACTCCAAGGACACCGCGACGGTGTCGTCCTCAACTGCAAGACCATGCACCGAACCGCCAAGGACGCCATGGCCGACCTGGAACGATCTCTGAGCTTCCTGAGAACCGACCACTTCGACGTCTATCAGTTCCACGCTGTGACCACCGATGAAGAAGTCGATCAGATCCTCGCACCCGGCGGGGCCCTGGAGGCGTATCACAAGGCTCGCGAACAAGGCAAAATCCGCCACATCGGCCTCAGCGCCCACAACGAAGCTGCAGCCATCCGACTCATCGAAACAGGCATCATCGAAACCGCCCTGTTCCCCATCAACTACGCCGCTTGGCTTCAAGGCGGATTCGGTCCCGCCCTCTTGGAGATATGCCATCAACACGACGTTGGCGTCCTCGCCATCAAGTCCCTCGCCCGACGACGATACGACGAGGGGGAAGAAAATCCGCATCCAGACCGAGTGTGGTATGTCCCCGAAGACCGCATCGAGCTCGCTCACCTTCAACTCCGCTTCACCCTCAATCAGCCCGGCGTCTGCGCCGCCATTCCCCCCGGCCTGCCCGATCTGATGAGATTGGCGATTGGCTTCACCCAGAACACCGCCCCTCTGACCCAAGATGAGCTTATGACCCTTCAACAAGCCGTTTCCCGCGAGCATGAACCCGTCTTCCGCTCCTAG
- a CDS encoding magnesium chelatase: protein MTTTTSMRPATLADLRSSGWVSKPVKREIHDNLMKMLRGDQEMFPGIIGYEDTVIPEIVLALLAQHDMLFLGEKGQAKSRLMRALVQFLDESVPYIDHPEMPVHEDPFAPISRVGKELIASLPPEEVRIGWWDREHRYAERLAPGTKFADIIGEIDPSKLASGVSMSAEEALHFGLIPRMHRAIFAMNELPELDELVQVGLFNILEERDVQIRGYPISFDLDIMILFSANPSTYNRSGKVIPQLKDRIGSVIHTHYPQDRDLGIQITAQEAPVSLEGDVPVAVPYFMRQLIEQITIAARASRYVDHHSGVSARFSSANYATMVSSARRRGAVLNETPAVPRISDLGHLYASSLGKLELDMMGSHQMSEKQVFDAIVAEAIRTLFDEYVDQHGLEEISAIFREGVRIEVGDMLPSEAYEHALRHVPPAWEKAFEVNSASQPQMRAACVEFVLAGLYATERISRRQDHGRIAYEL, encoded by the coding sequence ATGACTACGACGACCTCCATGCGTCCTGCCACACTCGCTGACCTTCGCTCTTCGGGCTGGGTTTCCAAACCGGTCAAGCGGGAGATCCATGACAATCTCATGAAGATGCTGCGGGGGGATCAGGAGATGTTCCCCGGCATCATTGGCTACGAAGACACAGTGATTCCCGAGATTGTGCTGGCGTTGCTGGCGCAGCATGACATGCTCTTTCTCGGCGAGAAGGGGCAGGCGAAGAGTCGGCTGATGCGTGCGCTGGTTCAGTTCCTCGATGAGTCGGTGCCGTACATCGATCACCCGGAGATGCCCGTGCATGAGGATCCATTTGCGCCGATTTCTCGGGTGGGCAAGGAGCTGATCGCCAGCCTGCCTCCCGAGGAAGTGCGGATCGGCTGGTGGGACCGCGAGCATCGGTATGCGGAACGACTGGCACCGGGCACCAAGTTTGCCGACATCATCGGCGAGATCGATCCTTCCAAGCTGGCGTCGGGTGTGAGCATGTCGGCGGAGGAGGCGTTGCATTTTGGGTTGATCCCACGGATGCACCGGGCGATCTTCGCGATGAACGAGCTGCCGGAGCTTGATGAGCTGGTTCAGGTCGGGCTTTTTAATATCCTCGAAGAGCGCGATGTGCAGATCCGTGGTTATCCGATCAGCTTTGATCTCGACATCATGATTCTGTTCTCTGCGAATCCCTCGACTTACAACCGGTCTGGGAAGGTGATCCCGCAGCTCAAGGATCGCATTGGCTCGGTCATTCATACGCACTACCCACAGGACCGTGATCTGGGGATTCAGATTACGGCTCAGGAGGCACCGGTTTCGTTGGAGGGTGATGTGCCGGTGGCGGTTCCGTATTTCATGCGACAGCTGATCGAGCAGATCACCATCGCGGCAAGGGCATCTCGCTATGTGGATCATCACTCCGGTGTCTCGGCGCGGTTTAGCAGCGCGAACTACGCGACGATGGTGTCTTCGGCAAGGCGTCGTGGGGCAGTGTTGAATGAGACGCCAGCTGTTCCACGGATATCTGATCTCGGGCACCTCTACGCATCGAGTCTGGGCAAGCTAGAGCTTGACATGATGGGCTCGCACCAGATGAGCGAGAAGCAGGTCTTTGATGCGATTGTCGCCGAGGCAATCCGGACCCTCTTTGATGAGTATGTCGATCAGCATGGGCTCGAGGAGATCAGTGCGATCTTCCGAGAGGGTGTGCGTATTGAGGTGGGCGATATGCTGCCTTCGGAGGCTTATGAGCACGCTCTGCGGCACGTCCCGCCTGCGTGGGAGAAGGCGTTTGAGGTCAACTCCGCCAGTCAACCACAGATGCGGGCAGCATGCGTCGAGTTTGTCCTTGCCGGCTTGTATGCGACGGAGCGGATCAGCCGTCGGCAAGACCACGGCAGGATTGCCTACGAGTTATGA
- a CDS encoding VWA domain-containing protein has product MSKAPYSSRQSWRGRHAGGVIHTYQGYDPVELPGPISNMEQQGDLASLGMEHMLTYGSMRRFSEEELANAIHLDPSQIQGLGPSLESLIAMLEERKRKILETYETAHARLKAENAYLDHAASLDPPRKSRKAYRSAIEGFQYAELKKLWYRQEDEGSAFATGLLHLMEELGRLYQVEKLASDYRFTGHDKMSVDRALEIKAELEQIDKLLEQLRQAMENAQLAVIDMDELSEFADPGQIEELEAFQRQVEEMIREQARRQGLERGEAGGYDLTPEAYRLFQSRVLGTIFADLSAGKTGRHQADLSGEGAVETQRTRAYEFGDSIAHMDIPATITNAMLRQQGGGSTGPVRFRPEDIEVHLTRNNPKCATVVIVDMSGSMRHGGQYVDAKRMALALDGLIRSEYPGDYLGFIEMYSVARIRTIGEVVAMMPKVPTIRDPVVRLRADMSDPEMNEYRVPQHFTNMQHALSLARRLLAAQDTPNRQVVLISDGLPTAHYEDQDLYMLYPPDPRTEEMTLREARLCKQEGITINMFVVPSWSQDEDDIRFSHRMAQTTGGRAFFTAGHDLDRYVVWDYVNHRRSVIG; this is encoded by the coding sequence ATGAGCAAAGCACCCTATTCATCCAGGCAATCTTGGCGTGGGCGTCACGCTGGAGGCGTCATCCACACCTATCAGGGCTATGACCCGGTGGAGCTGCCGGGGCCGATCTCCAACATGGAGCAACAGGGCGATCTGGCGTCGTTGGGCATGGAACACATGCTGACGTATGGGTCGATGCGTCGCTTCTCTGAGGAAGAGTTGGCTAACGCGATTCACCTGGACCCTAGCCAGATTCAGGGGTTGGGACCTAGTCTTGAATCCTTGATCGCCATGCTTGAGGAACGCAAGCGCAAGATTCTTGAGACCTACGAGACTGCGCATGCTCGCTTGAAGGCCGAGAATGCGTATCTGGATCACGCGGCGTCACTTGATCCGCCTCGAAAATCGCGCAAGGCTTATCGCTCAGCCATCGAGGGTTTTCAGTACGCGGAGCTAAAGAAGCTGTGGTACCGACAAGAGGATGAGGGGTCTGCGTTTGCGACGGGGCTGCTTCACCTGATGGAGGAGCTTGGTCGGTTGTATCAGGTCGAGAAGCTGGCCTCGGATTATCGGTTTACAGGGCACGATAAAATGTCGGTTGATCGGGCGCTTGAGATCAAGGCGGAACTGGAACAGATTGACAAGTTGCTCGAGCAGCTGCGTCAGGCGATGGAGAACGCTCAGTTAGCCGTCATTGATATGGATGAGCTAAGTGAGTTCGCGGACCCCGGTCAGATTGAGGAGCTTGAGGCGTTTCAGCGGCAGGTTGAGGAGATGATTCGCGAGCAGGCGCGTCGCCAGGGGCTCGAGCGTGGAGAGGCTGGCGGTTATGACCTGACGCCGGAGGCTTACCGGCTGTTTCAGTCCAGGGTGCTTGGGACGATCTTTGCTGACCTGTCCGCTGGCAAGACTGGGCGGCATCAGGCGGATTTGTCCGGCGAGGGGGCTGTTGAGACGCAGCGGACTCGTGCTTATGAGTTTGGTGATTCAATCGCGCACATGGATATCCCGGCAACGATCACGAATGCCATGCTGCGTCAGCAAGGTGGCGGCAGCACTGGTCCGGTGCGTTTTCGGCCTGAGGACATCGAGGTTCACCTCACGCGGAACAACCCTAAGTGCGCGACGGTGGTTATTGTCGATATGTCGGGCTCGATGCGGCATGGCGGGCAATATGTCGATGCCAAGCGGATGGCTCTGGCTCTGGATGGGTTGATCCGCTCGGAGTATCCGGGGGACTATCTTGGCTTTATCGAGATGTATTCGGTCGCTCGGATTCGAACGATCGGCGAGGTGGTGGCGATGATGCCGAAGGTCCCGACGATTCGTGACCCGGTGGTTCGTTTGCGGGCCGACATGTCGGACCCGGAGATGAATGAGTATCGGGTCCCTCAGCACTTCACGAACATGCAGCACGCGTTGTCACTGGCTCGGCGTTTGTTGGCGGCTCAGGACACCCCGAACCGTCAGGTGGTGCTGATTTCGGATGGCTTGCCGACGGCGCACTATGAGGATCAGGACCTCTACATGCTCTATCCGCCGGACCCACGAACGGAGGAGATGACCCTCCGGGAGGCAAGGCTCTGCAAGCAGGAGGGGATCACGATCAACATGTTTGTCGTGCCGAGCTGGTCACAGGATGAGGACGACATCCGGTTTAGTCACCGGATGGCTCAGACGACAGGCGGGCGGGCTTTTTTTACGGCAGGGCATGATCTTGATCGGTACGTCGTGTGGGATTACGTCAACCATCGGCGGTCTGTGATCGGGTGA